The following is a genomic window from Chitinophaga caseinilytica.
AGTAACCTCGCGCAGTCGCCATATCAGTTTCCTCACTTCTCCCGATTTATCATGCATTCTAAACAACTCCAACATCTTTGTATCCCGGGCGGAATATGTTGCCCCCAATTCTCCTGATTCATAAGGTTCAAAATACCTCATGTATTATGGCCCCCTCAGTTCCCCAAAATTCACCCAGCTTTCAAAACACCTCCAACACCTTCGCCCCACCCGCATATTTCCGTCCCTTCAGCTCGCCCGACCCATCCGGCATTCCCATCTCAATCCCCACCGCCACTATCAAGGAAGCATCGGCCAGAACAGGCACATCCAGCGATAGCTGCAAATCAAATCCCTCCGCCCGCGCATCCCGATGCTGCCATGCCGATACCTTCCGATCCCAGGCAGGCGCAACCGCCGGCTCAAACAGTTCTTTACGATATACAATATCTCCCATCATCGCCAGATAGACAACAAACCGGTAAAACGGCAACTTCCAGGGCAGGCTCAGATTGATGTCGGGCATAATAGCAGGGAAGGAGAGCGTAACCGTACCTGCTGCCCGGTTTGCCGACGCGGTAACCGGATGTTGTAACAAGTTGTCAAAAGGATGCTCCTTATTGAAATTGAACCCTCGCAGCAACGCCTTATTGGCCGACAAACAGACACCTCTTTCCCCACGAGGGCGCTCGGCATCCCGCAGCTGGATTTCCTTCGCCAGTTTCACGAGCCGCCCGGTATAGTTCGGGTCGGCGATTTGCCGGAAAGCTATCATCGGCCGGCGTACCGACGCCGCAAACAGGTTGCAGGCCTTGAATTCCGCATTGTTCTCCCGGGTCCGTGCAAATTTGCCATCTGTTTTGATGCGTTCTTTGGAAGGCCCGTTGCACCGGCGCATGATAATCTTGTCAGTTCCTTTCCTGCGGTAATAGACGAATTCGCCCAATCTTCCGGTGACTTCCATGGTCGATTCTACAATAGCCATAGATTATGCTTATTTGGGGTTACGGTTATGATATGCTGACTATAACAGGCTATTGCATAGAATGTTTAACGGGTTTAAGCCGGCTTTTTAAAGAGGCGACTTAAACCCGTCTTAAATTCGGGATATACCCGGCTTAAACCCGGCTCATATATGCCGGAGAACTTCTCCAGGCATACCCTGATCCGGCAATTGGAAACCTATTCCTCCTGGATCACCAACGCATTCAGGTACCCGAACGCGCCATTGGCCGTCAAAGAAGGTGCGTGCACCGAAAGATTGATCTTCCCGTTCGCGTCCGGCGAAATGCCTGTCCGCACTTCCTCGAGAGTAGTGTTGTTGAAGGCGTTCATCAAAATCTCGGCACCGCCGTTGATCCGCCATGCGCCATATCGCGGCGCCGCAGCGGAGTTGTTGCGCGATGCGTAGAACTTCAGCTTGTAGGTCTTGGCGGGGTTCAGTCCGGTAAGGATGAGGTTGTCCATCCCTGTCGCCCATTTCAGGCTGTAGTTGAACCAGTAACCCTTCAGCGCGATATCCGGGATCACGCCGGTATTGTTGCCGGTGGTGGTACCGTCTATGTCGGAGGCGCTGTTGCTGGCGAAGGGGGCCCAGAATTCAGGCGTGGGACTGAGGTTGTCGATCGTCCAGCTGGTAGCGGGGTCGGTGATCGTGATACGCTGGGAGTGCGGCGAGCCGTAGACGTTCAGCCATCCGGGAATGGGCTGCACCGCCGTTTTGCTGAAGTGGATGCGCAGCGTTTTCAGTCCACCGTTGTTTGGGAACACATTCACGGTGGAAGTGCCTTTGTAGGTTTTGCCGCCGCCCGTGCCGGTTACGCGGAATACATACGTGCCGTTCGTCAGCGCCGAAATGTTGGCGGTGGCCGACGTGGCGTTGGCGATAGTGGCGGTTCCCGGGCCAGACACCTGCTCCCAGCTATACGTGGTTACCACGGCACCATTGATGGGCGTACCCGTCAGCTGCAGGGTACTGAGCGTGGTGGTGGTATCGCGGAGGCGGATCTGCGGTACCGCAGGCAAGGGGCCTACCACACCGATATCGACGAGACTGACATGCGCGAACGTACCGGTGCCGCCTACACGCATGGTAATATCCACCGAATCCACACCGGTTACACCGTTGAATTTGATGGCCTGCTGATAGTTGGGCGTGCCTGCGGTGGGGTATTTCGTTTCCACCGACTGTGCCGTTTCCCAGCCTTCGTTGCCGATCCGGGCCTGCAGCGTACGTTGGGCCGTGTTATCGTCCAGCCGCGCGCCCCAGATCTTGATGTAATATTTATTGGTAGGCACCATTCCTTTGATGCGGAGTACGATGCCGTTGGGGTTCAGTGACGAGTGGATGAACACGTTGTCATACAGGGCCTGCTGCGGATAATCGCCAACGGGAACGGTAAAGCCGTTGTAGTTGATGGCCTTCGTCTGGGAAGTCCCGAACGAGCCGGTGGGTGAGCCGATGAACTGGAGGCTCATGTCGGTGATCTCGTTGGTGGTGGTGCGCATGTCCGGGAACGACGCGTTGGCCGCAAAGCCTTCCACGCCGCCTACGCCAAACCAGTTATTCCAGAACTTGCCCCATCCGTCGGGCGAAGGCGAAGGCCGGCCGTCGGGCTGGTTGGAGCCGTTGAGCGTGGTGGTGCCGTCGCCGCCGAGGTCGGTCAGCAGGCGGTAGGTGTAATCGTTCACACCCGGCAATGGATCGGGCTCGCTGAGCGTGGCAACGGGCGACCAGGGCGTGAACGTCCCGTTTTTCATCTCGGCCCTTACCCGGAAATAAACTTTAGCGGTGTTGTAGCGGTTGTACACGGATTTCACCACGTTGGCATCCGCCTGCTGCGCGAAGGGCGCCCAGGTGGTCTGGTTCACCGATGAATCGATGTGGTACTTCTTCACGCCGGTAATGGATTGGAAATAACCCAGCCAGCGGTCGAACAGGCGGTCGGCGATAAACTGGTTGCCGGCGGCGGTGAGGTGGATGCCATCTCCGTTATTGTAAGCAGGCAGGATGGAGGCGATAGTCGAAGGGTCTACGAGATCGCTGAACCCTTCCACATACCGGTCGGGCCATGCGCTGCGGATACTGTCGGCCAACTGCTTCAGCATTTGTTGCTGGGCGCTGTTGTAGTTGGTACGCGGTTGCGTGGTCTCGAAAAACGCGGTGATGCCGTTGCGCTGCGCAATGCTGTCTACCTTTCGGAGGTTTTGCATGCTTTGCGCTACCGTCATGCCAGACGATGGGTCGTTGGAGGGAAGGGAAACGAACAGCATGTCGGGCCGCAACTGTACGGCGGTCTCGATGTTCTGTCCGGATACGCCGCCGTCTTCCAGCGGCAGGATGTCTTTGGTGCTGTATCCCGGCACGGCGAGGTTGGTCCAGGCATGCGCGGAAGTATTGTTGGTGAGCC
Proteins encoded in this region:
- a CDS encoding SGNH/GDSL hydrolase family protein: MRRLKPLLFIPLLFPCSSLLAQGAPLKLDPDSVKIMNAELVLRNKSKDVNGYLYNTGNGATVFQQLGKSIQFKTGAAGYPAAGDSVYQNASLVNHTIKVMRNGLLQYRDGTNGVIVDASAGRITFRPALQANDIIFIEAIYGLDLSVNGATDGGGSTPSASTLRLLPGATDNGNNTFTLRWATNAKTLFLSPKVVGLGSSTLAGTGLSAPNRLGDKISTWLTNNTSAHAWTNLAVPGYSTKDILPLEDGGVSGQNIETAVQLRPDMLFVSLPSNDPSSGMTVAQSMQNLRKVDSIAQRNGITAFFETTQPRTNYNSAQQQMLKQLADSIRSAWPDRYVEGFSDLVDPSTIASILPAYNNGDGIHLTAAGNQFIADRLFDRWLGYFQSITGVKKYHIDSSVNQTTWAPFAQQADANVVKSVYNRYNTAKVYFRVRAEMKNGTFTPWSPVATLSEPDPLPGVNDYTYRLLTDLGGDGTTTLNGSNQPDGRPSPSPDGWGKFWNNWFGVGGVEGFAANASFPDMRTTTNEITDMSLQFIGSPTGSFGTSQTKAINYNGFTVPVGDYPQQALYDNVFIHSSLNPNGIVLRIKGMVPTNKYYIKIWGARLDDNTAQRTLQARIGNEGWETAQSVETKYPTAGTPNYQQAIKFNGVTGVDSVDITMRVGGTGTFAHVSLVDIGVVGPLPAVPQIRLRDTTTTLSTLQLTGTPINGAVVTTYSWEQVSGPGTATIANATSATANISALTNGTYVFRVTGTGGGKTYKGTSTVNVFPNNGGLKTLRIHFSKTAVQPIPGWLNVYGSPHSQRITITDPATSWTIDNLSPTPEFWAPFASNSASDIDGTTTGNNTGVIPDIALKGYWFNYSLKWATGMDNLILTGLNPAKTYKLKFYASRNNSAAAPRYGAWRINGGAEILMNAFNNTTLEEVRTGISPDANGKINLSVHAPSLTANGAFGYLNALVIQEE